A DNA window from Mesorhizobium sp. C432A contains the following coding sequences:
- a CDS encoding LacI family DNA-binding transcriptional regulator: protein MTNLKQIAAELSLSVTTVSRALKDGPEVHPATIARVKEVAQRVGYVPNHHGFALKTGRTLTMTAIYPMETQDHLSDLLKLPLIEGMTLAARQAGYSLSIYSTTPDDDPIESVQRQLQAGSTDGLIITRMVLGDPRVKLLLDRGMPFVAFGRTDLDTAYPYVDIDNEQIAYEATRRLMDQGCRRIALQLLVPGDQASAMRLSGYGRAMAEAGIPIDQSLIGHGMFTMESSAAWFDRMLAWSDPPTGLACANELGLLGALHALGRRGLAPGSDIHIVTRDSTRLSRFLPAKIGVHFVDIAGVGRKLVEVLESRIVNPLGPVETVLFKGEFDPGE from the coding sequence ATGACCAACCTGAAACAGATCGCGGCGGAACTTTCCCTTTCGGTGACCACGGTATCCCGCGCGCTGAAGGATGGGCCGGAGGTTCATCCCGCCACCATCGCTCGCGTCAAGGAAGTGGCGCAGCGGGTCGGCTATGTGCCAAATCATCATGGCTTCGCGCTCAAAACTGGCCGCACGCTGACGATGACAGCAATCTACCCGATGGAAACACAAGATCATCTGTCCGATCTGTTGAAGCTTCCGTTAATCGAAGGCATGACGCTGGCGGCGCGGCAAGCGGGTTATAGTCTATCCATCTACTCCACCACGCCCGATGATGACCCCATCGAGAGTGTGCAGCGACAGCTTCAGGCGGGCAGCACAGACGGACTGATTATCACGCGCATGGTCTTGGGTGATCCACGCGTTAAGCTATTGCTGGATAGAGGCATGCCATTCGTCGCGTTTGGAAGAACTGACCTGGATACAGCATATCCTTATGTCGACATCGACAATGAACAGATTGCCTACGAGGCGACCCGGCGGCTCATGGACCAGGGCTGCCGACGCATTGCGCTGCAACTTCTCGTTCCGGGCGACCAGGCGAGTGCCATGCGTCTTTCCGGGTATGGAAGGGCAATGGCCGAGGCTGGTATTCCGATCGACCAGTCGCTGATCGGTCATGGAATGTTCACCATGGAATCGAGCGCAGCCTGGTTCGATCGCATGCTGGCCTGGTCAGATCCGCCGACGGGCTTGGCTTGCGCCAACGAACTGGGCCTTTTGGGGGCACTACACGCTCTTGGCAGAAGAGGTCTCGCGCCAGGGAGTGACATCCACATTGTCACTCGGGACAGCACGCGGCTGTCACGTTTCTTGCCTGCGAAGATCGGCGTTCATTTCGTGGACATAGCGGGTGTCGGACGCAAACTTGTCGAAGTCCTGGAGAGCCGGATCGTCAATCCCCTCGGGCCGGTGGAGACAGTCTTGTTCAAAGGTGAGTTCGACCCTGGCGAATAG
- a CDS encoding ABC transporter permease gives MTVIADPALAADARRERRFFLSLSVPALLIVGLAAILPIVWIIRQSFLTTAGEYTVGNYEKVLSSGLTWSALVTTLELSVGTLAICILLGTPLALALASTRPRVANLLMAFVMLPLWTSILVRTYGWLVLLRRDGLINAALTGSGLTAEPLPLVYNLTGTLIGMVHYMLPLFLLPVYAAMRDIDANLVRASASMGATLGQTIRTVILPLSAGGIFSGSIIVFIYTIGFFITPAVLGGGKVNPLSTRIERTLSTFQDWGSASVLGILLLVLMALVGVMFLAARRLIAGRSIGTAHA, from the coding sequence GTGACCGTCATCGCCGATCCTGCGCTCGCGGCAGACGCACGACGCGAGCGGCGGTTCTTCCTGTCGCTTTCAGTGCCCGCGCTTTTGATCGTTGGGCTGGCGGCGATCCTGCCCATCGTCTGGATTATCCGGCAATCCTTCCTCACCACAGCGGGTGAATACACCGTCGGCAACTACGAGAAAGTGCTTTCGAGCGGACTGACATGGTCGGCACTCGTCACCACCCTTGAGCTGTCCGTGGGCACGCTGGCGATCTGCATTCTACTCGGTACCCCCTTGGCGCTCGCCCTGGCCAGCACCAGACCAAGGGTGGCCAATTTGCTGATGGCCTTCGTCATGCTGCCGTTGTGGACCTCCATTCTGGTGCGCACCTATGGCTGGCTCGTTCTGTTGCGACGCGATGGCCTGATCAACGCGGCTTTGACCGGTTCAGGCCTGACAGCTGAGCCCTTGCCGCTGGTCTACAACTTAACGGGAACGCTCATCGGCATGGTTCACTACATGCTGCCGCTCTTCCTGCTGCCCGTTTATGCGGCGATGCGCGATATCGATGCAAACCTCGTTCGCGCGTCGGCGAGCATGGGCGCCACGCTCGGACAAACGATCCGCACGGTCATTCTGCCGCTTTCGGCCGGCGGCATCTTCTCGGGTTCGATCATCGTCTTCATTTACACCATAGGGTTCTTCATCACGCCCGCGGTGCTTGGCGGCGGCAAGGTAAACCCTCTTTCCACCCGGATCGAGCGCACGCTATCGACCTTCCAGGATTGGGGCTCGGCGAGCGTCCTGGGCATCCTGCTCCTCGTACTAATGGCGTTGGTGGGGGTGATGTTCCTGGCTGCGCGGCGGCTGATTGCCGGACGCAGCATCGGCACAGCCCATGCTTGA
- a CDS encoding amino acid ABC transporter permease, with amino-acid sequence MIEFTFWDIVRNLLLAARWTVLLSLAAFVGGAVVGLIVLFFRIAENKWSRRIASGYIALFQGTPLLMQLFLMFFGLPMLGLRIEPWTAAVLGLTFFASAYLAEIWRSGVDALPRGQWDAGASLGLHRLQELRLIILPQAFSITRAPIVGFLVQLIKSTALTSIIGFEELVRTSNAINNATFEPFKVYGLVALIFFVMCFPLTQYARTLEQRAAAH; translated from the coding sequence ATGATCGAATTCACCTTCTGGGACATCGTTCGCAATCTGCTGCTCGCCGCCCGCTGGACGGTGCTGTTGTCGCTGGCGGCCTTTGTCGGCGGGGCGGTGGTAGGGCTGATCGTGCTGTTCTTCCGCATCGCCGAAAATAAATGGAGCCGGCGCATCGCTTCCGGCTACATCGCCCTGTTCCAGGGAACGCCGCTGTTGATGCAGCTGTTCCTGATGTTCTTCGGCCTGCCGATGCTCGGCCTGCGCATCGAGCCATGGACGGCAGCGGTGCTCGGCCTGACCTTCTTCGCCAGCGCCTATCTGGCCGAGATCTGGCGCAGCGGCGTCGATGCGCTGCCGCGCGGGCAGTGGGACGCTGGCGCCAGCCTTGGGCTGCACCGTCTGCAGGAGCTCAGGCTGATCATCCTGCCGCAGGCGTTCTCGATCACAAGGGCGCCGATCGTCGGCTTCCTGGTGCAGTTGATCAAATCGACGGCGCTGACCTCGATCATCGGCTTCGAGGAGCTGGTCAGAACCTCCAACGCCATCAACAACGCCACCTTCGAACCGTTCAAGGTCTACGGGCTGGTGGCGCTGATCTTCTTCGTCATGTGCTTTCCACTGACGCAATACGCCCGTACGCTCGAACAACGAGCGGCGGCCCACTGA
- a CDS encoding transporter substrate-binding domain-containing protein: MTIHMKSTIAAALMLAGLGFASQANADAVDDITKAGAINVGIFSDFPPFSSASADMSIKGYDVDVAQAIADSLKVKLNLVSVTGQNRIPYLTDKRVDILMSVGYSKEREEVIDFAAAYAPYYIAVIGPAALSIKGKEDLADKSIAVNRGTLEDTSLTEAAPASADIKRFDNYNSVIQAFISGQTQLMVVGNDVGAQVLAKQDALKPEQKFQLLTSPSHIGLNKKEDRLKTAVNDAVAKMLADGKLDESSKAWLKTPLNPDNLKD, translated from the coding sequence ATGACAATCCATATGAAATCAACCATCGCCGCCGCGCTGATGCTCGCCGGCCTCGGCTTCGCCTCCCAGGCCAATGCCGACGCCGTCGACGACATCACCAAGGCCGGCGCCATCAATGTCGGCATCTTCTCCGACTTTCCGCCCTTCTCCTCGGCCAGCGCCGATATGAGCATCAAGGGTTACGACGTCGACGTCGCGCAGGCGATCGCCGATTCACTTAAGGTGAAGCTCAATCTGGTCAGCGTCACCGGCCAGAACCGCATCCCGTATCTCACCGACAAGCGCGTCGATATCCTGATGAGCGTCGGCTATTCCAAGGAGCGCGAGGAGGTCATCGATTTCGCCGCCGCCTATGCGCCCTATTACATCGCCGTCATCGGTCCGGCAGCGCTTTCGATCAAAGGCAAGGAAGATCTCGCCGACAAGTCGATCGCCGTCAATCGCGGCACGCTGGAGGATACGTCGCTGACCGAAGCGGCGCCGGCATCGGCCGACATCAAGCGCTTCGACAACTACAATTCCGTCATCCAGGCCTTCATCTCGGGCCAGACCCAGCTGATGGTGGTCGGCAATGATGTCGGCGCCCAGGTGCTGGCCAAGCAGGACGCGCTGAAGCCGGAGCAGAAGTTCCAGCTTCTGACCTCGCCTTCGCATATCGGCCTCAACAAGAAAGAGGACCGGCTGAAGACGGCGGTCAATGATGCGGTTGCCAAGATGCTGGCCGACGGCAAGCTCGATGAGAGCTCGAAGGCCTGGCTGAAGACGCCGCTCAATCCCGACAACCTCAAGGATTGA
- a CDS encoding amino acid ABC transporter permease, whose protein sequence is MAFAWLPGAVGDIARGAVTTILLIVVTTLVGTLLSILGAAGRRNGPVFVKRAIAVYVEVMRNTPFLVQLFFIFFGLPSLGIRLDPILAAMLAMTLNMAAYTIEIVGAGLDAVPGGQTEAALALGLRPRQVFIKIVLPQALKVIYPALTSQIVIMMLESAVVSQIAVRELTYEADMLQARTFRSFETYFVVTLVYLVLSMALRRLLVTGGRRVLGAGVT, encoded by the coding sequence GTGGCCTTTGCCTGGCTCCCAGGCGCTGTGGGCGACATCGCGCGCGGCGCGGTCACGACGATCCTGTTGATCGTCGTGACCACGCTCGTGGGCACGCTGCTCAGCATCCTGGGCGCTGCCGGCCGGCGCAACGGCCCGGTATTCGTGAAGCGCGCCATCGCGGTCTATGTCGAGGTGATGCGCAACACGCCGTTCCTGGTGCAGCTGTTCTTCATCTTCTTCGGCCTGCCCAGCCTCGGCATAAGGCTCGATCCGATCCTGGCCGCCATGCTGGCAATGACGCTCAACATGGCAGCCTACACCATTGAAATCGTCGGCGCCGGTCTCGATGCCGTGCCCGGCGGACAAACGGAAGCAGCGCTTGCACTGGGCTTGAGACCGCGCCAGGTGTTCATCAAGATCGTGCTGCCGCAGGCGCTCAAGGTGATCTACCCGGCGCTGACCAGCCAGATCGTCATCATGATGCTGGAATCGGCCGTGGTGTCGCAGATCGCCGTGCGTGAGCTGACCTATGAGGCCGACATGCTGCAAGCCCGCACCTTCCGCTCCTTCGAAACCTATTTCGTCGTGACCCTGGTCTACCTCGTCCTGTCCATGGCCTTGCGCCGGCTGCTGGTCACAGGCGGGCGCCGCGTATTGGGGGCAGGTGTCACATGA
- a CDS encoding ABC transporter permease has translation MTATLLRRVYFTIVALFLAAPLIVVAGVSVNSRQELSFPPVGFSLAWYAQIFTDPEWRLALIHSVTLAVCSAAIAVAVALPLAWFLWRRIAPWANIFQVLGLAPFILPPVITALGFLSFWATVGLFGQFFTAIISHAIFFVTLPLVTLSLGFASIDRSLVEAAATMGADDRTVLKTVVLPLILPYLVSGYAFAFVLSLNEYIVAYMTIGFTTETLPIKIFNALRYGYTPTMASVSVFFVAVAALVFGSIARFGDIRRLLGAMSSDGS, from the coding sequence ATGACCGCGACCTTGCTGCGCCGTGTCTATTTCACCATCGTCGCGCTGTTCCTGGCGGCGCCGCTGATCGTCGTCGCCGGCGTGTCGGTGAATTCGCGGCAGGAGCTCAGCTTCCCGCCGGTCGGCTTCTCGCTCGCCTGGTACGCCCAGATCTTCACCGATCCGGAATGGCGGCTGGCGCTGATCCATTCTGTGACGCTGGCCGTCTGTTCGGCCGCGATTGCCGTGGCGGTGGCGCTGCCGCTGGCCTGGTTCCTGTGGCGGCGCATCGCGCCATGGGCGAACATTTTCCAGGTGCTGGGGCTTGCCCCCTTCATCCTACCGCCGGTCATCACCGCGCTCGGCTTCCTCTCCTTCTGGGCGACGGTCGGGCTGTTCGGCCAGTTCTTCACCGCCATCATCAGCCACGCCATCTTCTTCGTGACGCTGCCGCTGGTGACCCTGTCGCTCGGCTTTGCCTCGATCGACCGCTCATTGGTCGAGGCTGCGGCGACCATGGGCGCCGATGATCGCACGGTGCTGAAGACCGTGGTGCTGCCGCTGATCCTGCCCTACCTCGTCTCGGGTTACGCCTTCGCCTTCGTCTTGTCGCTCAACGAATACATCGTCGCCTATATGACGATCGGCTTCACCACCGAGACGCTGCCGATCAAGATCTTCAACGCGCTGCGCTACGGCTACACGCCGACCATGGCTTCGGTGTCGGTGTTCTTCGTCGCGGTGGCGGCACTGGTGTTCGGCTCGATCGCCAGGTTCGGCGATATACGCAGGCTGCTCGGGGCGATGTCGTCGGATGGGAGCTGA
- a CDS encoding ABC transporter ATP-binding protein → MKSLPITIDSVRKTYGSYVALDDVSLDIRAGEFLTLLGPSGSGKTTLLMALAGFVRPDSGRLLLGDRDITRLAPNRRNIGIVFQNYALFPHMNVLANVEYPLVLRKVPKADARQRALDTLDRVKLEGLAERNIAALSGGQRQRVALARAIVFEPRVMLMDEPLSALDKNLRETMQYEIRRLHDDLGITTIYVTHDQREALIMSDRVAVMNSGRIQQIDTPQRIYDRPSTRFVAEFMGEANIVAPGAVRRIDGADASSEALMIRAESFHLDAKLVGRDGVALEGTLRAKAFRGENWLLTLALDGGQEILVCVPAAMASGCGELATGQRVTAYAPAAKVHAIPGAGA, encoded by the coding sequence ATGAAGTCGCTCCCGATCACCATCGACAGCGTGCGCAAGACCTATGGATCTTACGTCGCGCTGGACGATGTCTCGCTCGACATTCGGGCTGGCGAATTCCTCACGCTGCTGGGGCCATCGGGATCGGGCAAGACCACGCTGCTCATGGCTCTGGCCGGCTTTGTCCGGCCGGATTCCGGTAGACTTCTGTTGGGCGATCGCGACATTACCCGCCTGGCCCCGAACAGGCGCAACATCGGCATAGTCTTCCAGAACTACGCCCTGTTTCCCCACATGAACGTTCTGGCAAATGTTGAGTATCCGCTGGTGCTGCGCAAGGTACCGAAAGCCGACGCCCGCCAGCGGGCGCTCGACACTTTGGACCGCGTGAAGCTCGAAGGTTTGGCGGAGCGCAACATTGCCGCATTGTCCGGCGGCCAGCGCCAGCGGGTTGCGTTAGCGCGGGCGATCGTCTTCGAGCCGCGCGTGATGCTGATGGACGAGCCGTTGTCGGCGCTCGACAAGAATTTGCGCGAAACCATGCAGTACGAGATCCGGCGTCTGCACGATGATCTGGGGATCACCACGATTTATGTGACGCATGACCAGCGCGAAGCACTGATCATGTCAGACCGGGTCGCGGTGATGAATTCCGGCCGTATTCAGCAGATCGACACGCCACAGCGGATTTATGATCGTCCATCGACCCGCTTTGTCGCGGAGTTCATGGGTGAGGCCAACATTGTGGCCCCGGGCGCGGTGCGCAGAATAGACGGCGCCGATGCATCAAGCGAAGCTCTGATGATCCGCGCCGAAAGTTTCCATCTTGATGCGAAGCTCGTCGGGCGAGACGGGGTGGCGCTCGAGGGAACGCTGCGCGCCAAGGCGTTTCGCGGCGAGAACTGGCTTTTGACGCTGGCGCTTGACGGCGGGCAAGAGATTCTTGTCTGCGTTCCGGCGGCGATGGCCAGCGGCTGCGGCGAGCTTGCGACCGGTCAGCGAGTGACCGCATATGCACCGGCAGCGAAAGTTCACGCGATACCGGGAGCAGGAGCGTGA
- a CDS encoding ABC transporter permease: protein MRREAPKSIADYTPLFFPALMLIVFFVVPFSTMIAVSFFKRNPSGFYTPDFVFDNYARFLSVFFGGVLGFSLLLAVLVAVCCVAIAFPFTYLLTRRPRRVQTLWLVGLLSVLSLSEVIIGFAWSTLFSRTAGITNLFVAIGLMDKPVALLPTFGAVLTGMVYQALPYTILVLYPALVRLDPTLLEAARTLGASPIRAFFNVVAPALRNTIVATLIMVFVFALGSYLLPQILGRPQHWTLSVLITDQAIYQSNMPFAAAMAVFLVLISLALVGLTLLVGRRENAL from the coding sequence ATGAGACGCGAAGCGCCGAAGTCGATAGCCGATTACACGCCGCTGTTCTTTCCGGCGCTGATGCTGATCGTCTTCTTCGTCGTGCCGTTCTCGACGATGATCGCGGTGAGCTTCTTCAAGCGCAACCCGTCCGGTTTCTACACGCCGGATTTCGTGTTCGACAATTACGCCCGCTTCCTGTCGGTGTTCTTCGGCGGCGTGCTCGGCTTTTCGCTGCTGCTGGCGGTGCTGGTCGCCGTCTGCTGCGTGGCCATCGCCTTTCCCTTCACCTACCTTTTGACCCGCCGGCCGCGCCGCGTGCAGACGCTGTGGCTGGTCGGCCTCCTGTCGGTGCTGTCGCTGTCGGAGGTCATCATCGGCTTTGCCTGGTCGACGCTGTTTTCGCGCACCGCCGGCATCACCAATCTGTTCGTGGCGATCGGGCTGATGGACAAGCCGGTGGCGCTGCTGCCGACTTTTGGCGCCGTGCTGACCGGCATGGTCTACCAGGCGCTGCCCTATACGATCCTGGTGCTGTACCCCGCCCTCGTGCGCCTCGACCCGACATTGCTCGAGGCAGCGCGCACGCTCGGCGCCTCGCCGATCCGCGCCTTCTTCAACGTCGTCGCGCCGGCATTGCGCAACACCATTGTGGCGACGCTGATCATGGTCTTCGTGTTCGCCCTCGGCTCCTACCTGCTGCCGCAGATTCTGGGACGGCCTCAACACTGGACGCTGTCGGTGTTGATCACCGACCAGGCGATCTACCAGTCCAACATGCCGTTCGCGGCCGCAATGGCGGTGTTCCTGGTGCTGATCTCGCTGGCGCTGGTCGGATTGACACTGCTCGTCGGACGAAGGGAGAACGCCCTATGA
- a CDS encoding ABC transporter ATP-binding protein — MSGLDINAVTKKFGNFAAVDNVQLNVPHGTFVCLLGPSGCGKTTLLRMIAGLEEPTSGAIVLDGEDITPLPTHKRNLGMVFQSLALFPHLSVGDNIAYALRIRGASKEEQKKRVDELLGLIHLTGFADRPVAKLSGGQRQRVAIARALALSPKLFLLDEPLSALDAKLREAMQVELRQLQQRLGITTIVVTHDQREAMTMADLVVVMGHGRILQAAPPIEIYRKPADAFVADFIGITNLLPAEIDSTGRTTILGTAIPGLAMPAGQTKASVSVRPEDVHLGSPGGSAITGEVSFVRDLGGTIETFVDVGGTSIIAVTTPRERHDVPVGAKVGVTLPPASCVVLGA; from the coding sequence ATGTCCGGACTAGACATCAACGCCGTCACCAAAAAATTCGGCAACTTCGCCGCCGTCGACAATGTCCAGCTCAACGTGCCGCACGGCACGTTCGTGTGCCTGCTCGGCCCGTCGGGCTGCGGCAAGACCACGCTGCTGCGCATGATCGCCGGGCTGGAGGAGCCGACCAGCGGCGCCATCGTGCTCGACGGCGAGGACATCACCCCGCTGCCGACGCACAAGCGCAATCTCGGCATGGTGTTCCAGTCGCTGGCGCTGTTTCCGCATCTCTCCGTCGGCGACAACATCGCCTATGCGCTGCGCATTCGCGGCGCCTCGAAGGAGGAGCAGAAGAAACGCGTCGACGAGTTGCTGGGCCTCATCCATCTGACCGGCTTTGCCGACCGTCCGGTGGCCAAACTATCGGGCGGTCAGCGCCAGCGCGTGGCAATTGCGCGGGCCTTGGCGCTGTCGCCGAAACTGTTCCTGCTCGACGAGCCGCTGTCGGCGCTCGACGCCAAATTGCGCGAGGCCATGCAGGTGGAACTGCGCCAGTTGCAGCAGCGGTTGGGCATCACCACCATCGTCGTCACCCACGACCAGCGCGAAGCCATGACCATGGCCGACCTGGTCGTCGTCATGGGCCACGGCAGAATCCTGCAGGCGGCGCCGCCGATCGAGATCTACCGCAAGCCGGCCGACGCCTTCGTCGCCGACTTCATCGGCATCACCAATCTGCTGCCGGCCGAGATCGACAGCACCGGGCGTACCACCATTCTGGGCACAGCCATTCCAGGTCTTGCCATGCCGGCGGGTCAGACCAAAGCGTCTGTTTCGGTCCGCCCGGAGGATGTGCATCTGGGCAGCCCCGGCGGCTCGGCCATTACCGGCGAGGTGAGTTTCGTTCGCGATCTCGGCGGCACCATCGAGACCTTCGTCGACGTCGGCGGTACCAGCATCATTGCGGTAACGACGCCGCGCGAGCGGCATGACGTGCCGGTCGGCGCCAAGGTCGGCGTAACATTGCCGCCGGCGAGCTGCGTGGTGCTCGGCGCATGA
- a CDS encoding ABC transporter permease — translation MLEAYPDSRLARILLWSFCALVMAFLMLPTLVVVPLSFSASNLLEFPPRAYSLRWYEAFFGSAAWMAALRTSLILGTLTAMIAVPLGLLACISINRLGGKAAIAIQGILLTPSIVPGILLAIGLFFVLAAQRLVGTLFGVLVGHVVLAIPVACIVLVPALARFDWNQVQAARSLGANWARAIGGIIVPQLRISLLSATLMAFLTSLDESVISIFVASGQNSTLPKLMFLSLRDQIDPTIAAISTLWTVIVVVVVLVVTLRQKS, via the coding sequence ATGCTTGAAGCCTATCCAGATAGCAGGCTGGCCCGCATCCTCCTGTGGAGCTTTTGCGCGCTCGTTATGGCGTTCCTGATGCTGCCGACGCTCGTCGTCGTGCCGCTCTCTTTTTCGGCGTCCAATCTTTTGGAGTTCCCGCCGCGCGCATACTCGTTGCGCTGGTACGAGGCTTTCTTCGGTTCGGCGGCATGGATGGCCGCACTCAGGACGAGCCTGATCCTTGGCACATTGACGGCGATGATCGCAGTGCCCCTGGGGCTGCTGGCCTGCATTTCGATAAATCGGCTCGGCGGAAAGGCCGCCATTGCCATTCAGGGTATTCTGCTAACCCCTTCTATCGTGCCGGGAATCCTGCTCGCGATTGGTCTCTTCTTTGTTCTGGCGGCCCAACGTCTGGTCGGAACGCTGTTCGGTGTCCTGGTCGGACATGTGGTGCTGGCCATTCCGGTCGCCTGCATTGTGTTGGTGCCCGCCTTGGCCCGCTTTGACTGGAACCAGGTTCAGGCGGCGCGCAGCCTGGGCGCAAACTGGGCAAGAGCCATTGGCGGAATAATTGTCCCCCAACTTCGGATAAGTCTGTTGTCGGCCACGCTGATGGCCTTCCTGACCTCGCTCGATGAATCCGTCATTTCGATCTTCGTCGCGAGTGGTCAAAACAGCACGCTGCCGAAGCTCATGTTCCTGTCGCTGCGCGATCAGATCGACCCGACCATTGCGGCGATTTCGACCTTGTGGACCGTCATCGTCGTGGTCGTTGTCCTCGTCGTGACCCTTCGCCAAAAATCCTGA
- a CDS encoding ABC transporter substrate-binding protein, which translates to MPVYAQSVTITTAGGDYGNAMKEAMWAPAAKELGYDIREETLSDGLAALKMQVTSGTVTTDVIHLGSPEGAQAAAQSLLEPLDYTIIDPKAVPDGAKSDYCYPFDSYGTVLSWNTKTYGENPPKTWAEFWDVAKFPGRRALRANAQDSIEIALLSDGVAPADVYPVLSTPEGLDRAIKRLEALKPNVAVWWTSGAQSAQLLKDGEADLVVTWNGRAQTVKADGGAADYTFKGSVIGTDCLAVPKGAPNKEAAMKLIAAMTQPARVAKLTDFIAYGPVNPAGYEGGLIPEDRLKTLATAPENAGTSVFSNSEWWVRNGEAAQKAFDEMMAR; encoded by the coding sequence GTGCCGGTCTATGCCCAATCAGTCACCATCACGACCGCGGGCGGCGATTATGGCAACGCCATGAAGGAAGCCATGTGGGCCCCCGCTGCAAAAGAGCTTGGCTATGATATCCGCGAGGAGACCCTCAGCGACGGCTTGGCCGCCCTGAAGATGCAGGTTACCTCGGGCACGGTCACAACCGACGTCATTCACCTGGGCTCACCGGAGGGCGCGCAGGCCGCCGCACAGTCGCTGCTGGAGCCGCTCGACTACACGATCATCGACCCAAAGGCCGTGCCGGACGGCGCAAAGTCCGACTACTGCTATCCATTCGACTCCTATGGCACCGTCTTGTCGTGGAACACCAAGACCTATGGCGAAAACCCGCCGAAGACATGGGCGGAGTTCTGGGACGTTGCCAAATTCCCCGGCCGTCGTGCGCTGCGTGCCAATGCCCAGGACTCGATCGAGATCGCGCTGCTCTCCGATGGCGTAGCACCGGCGGACGTCTATCCCGTTCTCAGCACGCCAGAGGGTCTGGATCGCGCTATCAAGCGGCTCGAAGCACTCAAGCCAAATGTCGCCGTTTGGTGGACCTCGGGAGCGCAGTCGGCGCAGTTGCTGAAAGATGGTGAGGCGGATTTGGTCGTTACCTGGAACGGGCGGGCCCAAACCGTAAAAGCAGATGGCGGCGCGGCCGACTACACGTTCAAGGGTTCCGTCATTGGCACCGACTGTCTTGCGGTGCCGAAAGGGGCGCCGAACAAGGAAGCAGCTATGAAGCTCATCGCAGCGATGACACAGCCCGCGCGCGTGGCGAAGCTGACCGACTTCATAGCCTATGGCCCGGTCAATCCTGCTGGCTATGAGGGTGGCCTTATCCCCGAGGACCGTCTCAAGACGCTGGCGACCGCGCCTGAAAATGCCGGCACTTCGGTGTTTTCGAATTCAGAATGGTGGGTCAGGAATGGCGAGGCTGCCCAAAAAGCCTTCGATGAGATGATGGCCCGCTGA
- a CDS encoding extracellular solute-binding protein — translation MIGKSLTRRGVLGAGLATAGVLAMPSILRAQDKSLKVGVYGGYFKKSFDEHVFPDFTKATGIAVESVAEPTGEAWLVQLEQASKAGQAPADLSMMSQTSTLKGQSTELWTPLDTSKFKHYNDLLPRFVNKYPDGRVAGIGAVAWWITLVSNTDVYKDAPTSWETLWDKANEDKLGLLALASNSFLLEVTAKTFMGGTNALDTEDGLNKAFEKLAELKPNVRLWYRDEAQFEQALKSGEIPMGQYYHDVTGLAVADGFHVRSTFPKEGGIQDSGNWVLSRASTKVDEAHAFIDYMSQPSMQGLMSRKVGTTPTLKKEVLDLKPEEFAAVSSDIDPIIPRYDLYTSKADWINQKWTELIVG, via the coding sequence CTGATTGGAAAATCCCTGACACGGCGCGGCGTGCTTGGTGCGGGCCTCGCTACAGCCGGCGTGCTCGCCATGCCGTCGATCCTGCGCGCGCAGGACAAGTCGCTGAAGGTCGGCGTCTATGGCGGCTATTTCAAGAAATCCTTCGACGAGCACGTCTTCCCCGACTTTACCAAGGCGACCGGCATTGCGGTCGAGTCGGTCGCCGAGCCGACCGGCGAAGCCTGGCTGGTGCAGCTCGAACAGGCGTCCAAGGCCGGCCAAGCCCCGGCCGACCTTTCGATGATGTCGCAGACCTCGACGCTGAAGGGCCAGTCGACCGAATTGTGGACGCCGCTCGATACGTCGAAGTTCAAGCACTACAACGACCTCTTGCCGCGCTTCGTCAACAAATATCCGGATGGCCGGGTCGCCGGCATCGGCGCCGTCGCCTGGTGGATCACGCTGGTCTCCAACACCGACGTCTACAAGGATGCGCCGACCTCATGGGAGACTCTGTGGGACAAGGCCAATGAGGACAAGCTTGGCCTTCTGGCACTTGCCTCGAACTCGTTCCTGCTCGAAGTGACAGCCAAGACCTTCATGGGCGGCACCAATGCGCTCGACACCGAGGACGGACTGAACAAGGCGTTCGAAAAGCTCGCCGAGCTCAAGCCGAATGTCCGGCTGTGGTATCGCGACGAGGCGCAGTTCGAGCAGGCGCTGAAGTCGGGCGAGATCCCGATGGGCCAGTATTATCACGACGTCACCGGCCTCGCGGTCGCCGACGGCTTCCATGTCCGCTCGACCTTCCCGAAGGAAGGCGGCATCCAGGATTCCGGCAATTGGGTGCTGTCGCGCGCCTCGACCAAGGTCGACGAGGCGCATGCCTTCATCGACTATATGAGCCAGCCGTCGATGCAGGGCCTGATGTCGCGCAAGGTCGGAACCACGCCGACGCTGAAGAAAGAGGTGCTCGACCTCAAGCCGGAAGAGTTCGCAGCCGTGTCGTCGGATATCGATCCGATCATCCCGCGCTACGACCTCTATACGTCGAAGGCCGACTGGATCAACCAGAAGTGGACCGAGCTGATCGTCGGCTGA